One Coffea eugenioides isolate CCC68of chromosome 2, Ceug_1.0, whole genome shotgun sequence genomic window, TCTGTTCGCATTCAAAAGGTGGTTCTATCGGTCATGCAAGTAGCAATAGAACAACAGGAGATTGTGCAAAAACAGCAGTTAGAGGAATGCATGAATGTACAGAAGAAACGCGCGTAGACCCAATAGTTTTAGCATCGACTTCTAACAATAGTGTTGCTGGTTATTCAATGGATGCATGCTCAGTGCCTATCATTGCCGATAGTAGTGTTTTGTCTACGCCACCGGGCAAGAAGTGCAGATCAGTTCCACGGGGTGATGCAAGGCAGAAGCGGCGTAAGATGTTAGCAACGGATCCATTGAGCATCATTGTCACCGAACCTGATATATTACCGGATATTCCGGATTGCCAGCATTGTAAAGCTTCTTTGTCACCCACTCAGCAGCAAAGTTTATCTTTTTCCCATTTTGGCAACATGGGCTGTTCGAGAGCTGTATTTTTGAGTTGTGTTCTTTTGACGTGGTGGCTTTGTCTGTCtttagcagcagcagcagcagcagcagaacAAGTTAAGGTGAAAGTGAAAGGAGTTACCTCCATTGCCAAGACTGATGGCAACTTCATTTGTGCTACTTTAGATTGGTGGCCTGAAGACAAATGTGATTATAATCAATGCCCGTGGGGAAAGGCTGGAATCCTCAATTTGGTATAAATCATCATGTTTTAAGCTATCATTCCTTGATGGtttaaatgcaaaagaaattttaagaATCCACTTACTAATGGGTTTATGACAAGTTTGCAGGATTTGAAGAACAAGATTCTGGCCAATGCAATAAAAGGTTGGTATGGGTTGCTTTGAATCTGCTTAAACCTGGAGCAAATGAAAGTTGAGATGCTGATCAACTCCGTGTCTAAATTTCTGCAATTCTTTGGCTTGACAAAAATTGAACtggaaaaaagaatgaaaaaattaaaaaggatgGCAGAAGTCTGAAATGAGaaaatttactccataaaatagCGTCTAGCTTAATGTTAGTTTAGGAAACAATTCTACAAGAACTGAGAAGCTATAATTAGATTCTTGTGTCTGTTCCATGATTATTTGTTCTCCATAGTTCTTGCATAGTTTCTAtgctgtattttttttttttgggagtaACTCGTAGAAAAGATGGTGGAGCTGTAAATTTATGTGATTAATTTGAAGATGTCGTGGAGaacaaatgaaggaaaattgttGGCATTTGTTCCCTGAATACTGCTTAGGTACATTAGTAGAGGGCAGACAATATCCATGTTTCTGTAGCAAGTAAGTGCTCAAAGACCTTTCATTATGCAAATTGCAGCATTTAATCCTCTTCGGATCAGAATTGGAGGTTCCTTAGAAGATCAAGTCGTCTATAAGGTTGGAACAATGAAGATATGCCCACGTTTTCAGAAACGTAAAGATGGACTGTTTGGATTTAGCAGAGGTTGCCTTCCGATGAAAAGATGGGATGAACTTAATGCTTTGTTCAACAAAACAGGGTATGTTTGTCTGTTTTAACGTATGTTAACACTGTTTCTTGGTATGATAAACagtcaaaacaaagaaaagctcAAACAGATTCTAATTGATATTTGTTTTGCACAGGCCTTTGGTAACATTTAGCTTGAATGCCCTTATTGGAAGGCAAAACCCAGTAGGCGGTGATACTCTTTGGGCAGGAGATTGGAATGCCCAAAACGCCCGTCATTTTATCAACTATACGATCTTCAAGGGATACAAGATCGATTCTTGGGAACTCGGTAACTTACATTGTGATGCCAATTAAGCCAATGAAACAGACTGGTGTCAATTATTTTTAGTTCTTGTTTTTGCTTGCTCATGGATTGGAACTTGAATTCCCCCATGTAATGAGCATGCCGAATAAGACTTTTTTCTACCACCACAACCCGAATAACCCAGGCATAGATATTTTCATTTAATTGACTAATAGACACATGATTCATCTCCAtaataatgcaaaaaaaaaaattacaaacttACGAACCACTACTCCAAAACTCCTATATCAAAACAATTCTTTTATAAATATACTACTATAACACTCGTAAACTCCTACCAGCTACTAGAAAAACTTATCATCAAAAATACTTGAGAAGAAGATGAACAACCATGCACCACACACCATTTAACAAGACATTCCACATTCTTATAGAACAAAAcctccactttttttttttttttttaacacaggggtgtccggatCAATTCTTACAgagcccgactaatcccctgcggtcCGGGAGAGGAGGCCTCAAAACCTCCACTCTGATTCACAAAAAAACACACAACATAATAGTTGTCACACGACTACAAACCAAACTGCTAAGTGTCAACTTCAATGCAAATATATGGCACCCATGCATGCACAAACAACACCAATCCTGCCACCGCGCACAAAAACTTGACACGGTTCATCACATTTTGACAACGCAAATATTTAACACTAAACTACCTGCCATCAATTAAATTAGATTAACACAAGTTGGGGCAACCTCGCGCGTAGCGCGAGGCATAAAAAACTAGTAAATATAAATGTCTAAGGCATGGATAGAGTAGATATGTTTAAAGTACTAGTACTATTAAAATTTTGGGATGTCAAATGCTTAAAAGGGTAAGAGTTGAATATGACCGACGCTCAGATAACGAAGGTGGGACTTAATTCCTTCGTTGGGCCGTAGCCATACGTAGGGGTTCAAATTTTATTTacagtaaaaaaaatttaaatgtgGTGTCAAAATATTGGTGGtgtcaaaatacccttttaatTTAGTATGATCAGTGTGCCTGCTAGTCCCTAACACAAATCGTTTTAGACTCCCCATCTTTTCTAGTCTAGAATGGAATAGATTATATAACAATTattgtctaaaaaaaaaaaagactgacACCTTTCCTTCTTGTTCAGGATAGAATAGGTTATCGTCTcgaaagaataaaataaaaaaggaccGACGCTCAGATATCTAGGAAGAGACAAGAAGATGGCtatgtttggatagcaaattttttcaaataaatttttcgtttacatcataaacacatttttcaatacacctttttatctcagatacatcacatcataaaaagtgttacagtaattatttcaaaaaattatttagaataatgCTCTCACATACCGATTTCTTCTTCGTCTGTTAATTTTCTTTACCATTTGGCATTTAAACGACTTTACTTACGAGAGCGCCCACTTTGTTGGCCCAAACTTTTTTGAAtttccatctctctctctctcttctcagtagggtttcaaaatcaaattgccAAAAGCAGCAAACTGAAATGATCATCCCCACCCACCCTCCACCCTTCCCACCACCACTTCCTCCTCTTTTTTCCCTTCTCaaataaattttctaaatttccgTTTTTCGAATTATCCGCCCCATGAAGTAAGTAAGAAATTTGCTTTTATCTGTCTGAACCACCAGAAGAGGACAAGCGCTAAACGCCTCATGAATCCGACGGATTCAATAAAAATTCTCTTGGCCGCCAGCGGCGGAGACACCGTCAAGCTCTTTGACGTCTCGGTGGAGCCTCGAGATCCCTGCATTCTCAGCTATGCTCCTTCTTCAGGCTTCCAGGTCAACTCTATCAAGTGGAACCACACCAGTGAGTAGTACTAGTACTGGACTCGTTACTTTTCGCACATTTTTCCTGGGATTTCATTATTGTGAGCTTTTTTTCACCATTTAAAATGACGGGACTGTTTGAAATTGGATATCTCTTGGTAGATTTGGTGGTGGCCAGTGCTGGAGATGATAAGAAAATTTCTCTGTATAGAAAAAATGGGCAGAACTTGGGGACTATTCCACTGGCAGGTACCGATAGTGGCGACAATATTGAGGTACATTTTAATTCTCtctgctcctttttttttttttttccagtttcCCTTGGGGTTAGATTTAGCGGTTAAGGGAAAAGCTTTCTGGGTTTAGTAGCTCTTTGGTGGTAATTTTCAATGGAATTTCCCCTTCAATGATTCTGCCCCTTTTTCGTTCTATCTGGAGAGGGGCAGCCATCTGTAATTGGATATCACGTTCATTTCTAAAATCTGAGATTCAGTTTgttgaatttattaaattatcaTTCTGAGGATCTTGTTCTAGAAACCTGTGCCGTGCCCTTTTGAAGATTAAAGTTACGTTTCCAATCAAAATATATGAGACTGATGAATGTAATGGTAAAGAGTTCTACTGTAGTTCACTAAAAGCTAACTATTGTTCCCTGTAACTCTAAGCTCTGGCAAGATATTCGTAGCAATGGAAGCTCCCTGGTGTTGCGAAATTTTGTGGTAGTGCAGGATTGGCAGTACTGTGTTGTATGAGAAATTTTCCCTTTCTGTTGATCATAGTAGTGATGGATGAATTATACTATATACTGGACAAGTGATGCTGCCTCTCTTAGTTAACAAAAATGCTGAGGATACTCTGGCTTGAGATTATTTCTATTTGTTATTTCAAaggtttttgaaaattttcaatttgtcaTTCTATGTCGCAGGAGAGCATATCCGCCATAAATTTTAGCAATAAAGCTTCTAGATATATTTGTTCTGGAGGCAGTGGTCAAGTTGTTAGAATATGGGATTTGCAGCGCAAACGTTGCATCAAATGGTTGAAAGGTCATTCTGATACCATAACTGGTGTAATCTACAACTGTAAAGATGAGCACTTAGCTTCTATAAGTCTTAATGGTGATCTTATGCTTCACAATCTTGCTTCTGGTGCAAAGGCTGCTGAACTAAAGGATCCAAATGAACAGGTTATTCTCTGATTCAAGTCGTAATTTACTATGAAGCTGGTGAAAGTTAAATATACACTTTGGATCCTTGCATGCATGTacttttattttctaattttgtaGATTCTCTTTGATAATTTCAAAACCAGGTTCTGAGAGTGCTTGATTATTCTAGGATAAGCAGGCACCTTTTGGTTACAGCTGGTGATGATGGGTCTATCCACCTCTGGGATACCACTGGTCGCAGTCCCAAGGTGTGTTGTATAAACAATTAAATGATGAACTTTTATGGTTGCTTTTATGCTAATGTTCTGGTTCTGTTTTATATTGTAttcaaagaaaatgaataatcTGCTTTTGTTCTTGGCTGGTTTGATACTTTCATTGTCACTAGCCATGATCTAATAGCATGAAAGAATTCTGCAAATTGCAATGCTCATATTTTAGCCTTTTCCCGGATAttactctctctctcccccccccccccccggcccccaatcccccaaaaaaaaaaaaccgatgTGGACTTCtcgacacacacacacatataaaaTATTTACCTTTATCTGACACGAGCTCTTTGTTGGTTATCACAGGTCTCCTGGTTAAAGCAACATTCTGCACCTACTTCTGGTGTCAGTTTCTCACCATCAAATGATAAGGTACCTTCTCATGATGCTTGTTTGTATATGTCATAGCTAGATATAGCTCTAATCTTTTCTGTGCTTAAGATATTCTGATTTATCTTGACAGATAATTGCTACTGTTGGTTTGGATAAGAAGTTGTATGTATTTGACTCGGGTTCTAGGAGACCTTCATTTTGCATTCCCTACGAGGCACCTTATTCTTCCCTGTCATTCACTGATGATGGATTAACACTGGCAGCTGGAACAAGCAATGGCAGGGTAGTCTTTTATGACGTTCGTGGAAAACCACAACCTTTGACAGTTCTTCGTGCTTATGGCAATTCAGAGGTAATTTCTTTTTGAACTTTTTCTTTTGGATGTCCAATCTACTAGTTCAGAGAGTCTGTTTAATGTGTGGTTTATTTTGCATTCGGTCACCAAAGATACTTTGCATCTTTCTTGTTTTGCTTGAGGTGGTCTTTTTCCACAATACAAGGTCTGGCTTACGTAATCATTATTCCTCTTTGGGCTCATTGCCCCACCAATGCAGCCTTATCCTACGCCTCAAAAgagaaattttgaagaaaaagagaattgGGTTTTGCTTCTTACCGCTGAATGACAACTGAATGTTGGATAATCAAATCTGTGTAGACATGTATCACTAGCAATATATTCTACCAAATTGGAGGCATTTTAGTTTATCAACATTGAGGTTTGTTTGTAGGTCTGTAGTTCTTCTCAAGATGGTTCTGCTGATCCTGCTTTAGTTATCAAATGCCCCCTAAGAATGAATGCCAGACCAACTTTTAAGATCCTGATGATATTGCAGATAGGGATATTGCTAAAAGTAGTTAAAATAGGAATTGAATAAAGAATTAGAATGCAATGGAACTATGGGACTGTATGAGGATCAGCCTGTGCCTCATCTTTGCAAGTAGTATTGGCAGAGAGAATCTTGACCAAAGCATTTATTAGTTTTGTTATCCAAAGAAAATCCAAATGATCCATCTTAGACTAATGTTTTAACACTACTTCGCTTCATTTGGGATGTTAATGACGCGGTGAAACATTATAACCATAGCTAATCAGTGATTATTGTCTGGAAATACTAAGCTTAACTGGCACATGCAATACACTAATGCATAATGGCAAGCTTATGTAGTGAACAAACATTAACTGGCACATTTACAGAAGTGTTGGGTGATTAGATCCGGGCATGTGGTTCAACTATATTATCATCATATACATGCATGCTGCTATAACTTTCCTATATGGTGTTTATCTAAGTTTTCATTGACAAGAGGTGATTTTTTCCCAGCAGGCTGTCACAAGTCTATGTTGGCAAAGATCAAAACCTGTAATTGTAAATGAAAGCAACTGCACTACTGAATCTGCACTTCTGGGGGGTGCTGTTGAGGACTCAATTCTTATGCCCGATCCACTTCCTTCTGCATCTACAGGAACTTCAGTCTCAACCACAGCTTCAGTGCCTCGAAATTCTGGTCGTTTGGGTACTTTAACAGACTCATTTTCCTTTCTGTCGGGCAGTGGTGCATCTACATCAAGTACACCTGATATATCCACAGCAGACGAAACACCGCTCAGAAGCAGCTTATGGACAGGGGGAAATTTGGCAAGATTACATGCACCTCGTAGTTATAATATCAAGGATGATATGGAGGTCTTTTCTCCGCTTGTGGAAGTACAGCCTATTACTCCTTCACTTGATAAATTCTGGGACGAAAATGAGGGTATGAAAAAGGATCGTGATAAGAAACCATCTTTGGTCTTTCCATCTTCGAAGAGATTCCCTTTTTGTGAGGATGGAGGTAGTGATATGCATCCAATATCTGACTGgaaatcttcttcaatttccAAGCAGGTTTGCCTTTGATACTAGAGACAATTTTTTTTCCCACTTGATTTAAGTTCTGTGATCAGGAATTTTCAATAAACTGTGCTTTATGTTTGAGTTGTTATGTAAGACATCTGTTTCTCATAAGTTGTTCCAATGTAGTTGAAACTTGGAAGGATACTAAGATCCACAATCtagttctctctctctccctccccctCCCTCCTTGGTTCATCGGTTTAGGGTAAACTAAAAGTAAATCTCTGTACAAAAAATGCTGTTCGGCTACTGGTTGATAGTTGATGACCATCTATTACAGGTTTTTGTCATTATCTAAGCTGAGGTTAGAAACTTGGCATTACTATGAAGGTACCAATTGCATAAGCATCAGTTATCGTTGATTTACACTTTGTTGATGCACATTTACTCTTTAGGGTATAAAACAATTACATTCTGAAATAAAAGTTTTTTTAATGGGATGATTTACTACCTGACATTAAaggaatctagtttccaacctTGTTGATTGATTTGATTTATTTAGACATTGGAAACTTAAAGTCATAAATGATATTGGTCTTGATGCTGCTGAATTTGTTCTCTCTTGTACAGCATTGTTTTCAAAGTTCGAACCTATGAATTACCATATACACGAGCTCTGGGCATTTTTTATGTTTCTGAAAGCAAAATAGCAGTTTTTGTCATTCTCTCTTTGGGGCAGGGGGCTTGGGGGGTGTTGAGGTGGAGGATAAACTCCTCCTAAATCATGTTGCTTCATATGACTGCTAAAATCAGTAAATAGTTGTTCCAACATGTTTGACTAACAATTGGAATAAAATGCATCCCAATGCCTCCCAGATTTATGTATTTTGACTATCTGTTTTAAGCACATTTGATAACTGGGGAATTGAGCATGGCGATTTGATGTTCTTGCCATCTTGTAGGATGATGCCTATTCCACCTTCGCTCAGTTTGCGTCTACCCCTACTGCATCTTCCAGGAGTACTGATGCTTCATCAATTACTCCTCCAGAAGCTTGGGGTGGTGAGAAGATTTCAGATAAACTCAGTCAACTCCGTCAATCAGTTAATATGCCTTCACGTTTTGCAACACTGAATTCTAGCAATGTGACATCAGGATCAATGTTTTCTGGATTACAAGATGTTACTTTAACCACAAGCCAGACTATGGGCTCTTTAATAAGCTCGAGTCTAGGCTTGGCAAACTTGCGTGTTAGAGAAACCTCCACTCAAGAGGCTTCATTTGGATCTTCTGAACATGTTTCCTATACTTCATCGTCTCTTACTCAAGCTATGAGAAGCAGTATAAGTCAGGCTAGCCTTGATTCTCTTGGTCCTTCATTGTCCCTTCCACGAAGGTTTTCTAGTTATGCCGAAAGGATAAGCACTGCTCCATCATTTACAGATGGAACATCTCTTTCAGTGGGTTCtccaaaaaccaagaaaacaGGAGCTGAAACAAGGGAAGAGCTTGTGAATAGCTGGTTGGCGAGGTCTGACAAATTATCGACGTCAGAAGCTGGGGTTCTTCCGGCCATGAATGTATGAATGATTAGACTGATTTATGCTTTCTGATTTTAGTTTTGCTCCATGAATTGTGGGTTAAAGAATCATTATGTCATTCTCCCCAAATTGCTTTTCCAGAGAGTGACTGCTCCCTTCATTGCCCTTTAAATGGGTTACATCAGTAAAGTAGTTCCCAGTTTGAAATTTAAGCTGCTTGACTAGTTTTTAATTGACAAAACTTAATACATCTTTCTATTCTATATTTCCTCTTCATATTTTCACAGTTAACCTTTAATCTTGCGGCAGGGTGGGGTTTTGCAATCATTGAGGCCGACAGTGCAGCCGGACTCACAGCAGGGAAGTTCATTTACGCTGCAGCTGTTTCAACGTACCCTTGAAGAGACTCTTTCTTCGTTTCAGAAATCCATTCATGAAGATATGAGGAATCTTCATATAGAAATTTTAAGACAATTTCATATGCAGGAGGTGGGTTTTAGTGCGAGTCTTGTTTATTGCGTTTTCTTGGCTGGCTGTTAACTAATTGTTGGGAATTTCCGGCAGGTGGAAACATCAAGTGTGATGAGGTTGATCCTGGAAAACCAGGCAGAGCTTATGAAAGAAGTTCAATCACTTAGGAAGGAAACACAGCAACTTCGGCAATTATTATGATCACCAGAAAACTTCTTTTTGGTCATTTCTGGTGAAAATATCTTGACTCGCTGCCGTTGTAAGTGACTTTATTCGGTTTTCACATGTGGCAATGTTGTCTTAATAGTAGGAATAGGATTTTTACGTAGACGGTCAGGTATTATTGTGGGTTTTTTCGTTGGGCCAAGGCCTTGTGAATTGTAATGGGGTTACGGGTTGTACGGTGGGATTTGTTGGGGAAAAGATTTACTTGGGAAGAGCTCCCAAGAGTAAATGGCAATTTACTCGCTTTCGACGTGTACAGTTGTGCTTCAACGATTTCACTTTAAACTTCCATCCGAAAAACGTTTGTACAGACAATGTGATCAATTAGCGTCGGATTTCATAGACGTTTGAGGTCTGCAAGGGGATGGATCGGTTTCCAGCATGATTTATTATGTAATGTATGATAATAGTTTCAGTTTGAACCTACATCTTCAGTCTCTGTCGTGCTTCTTTTAATACCAAACAAAGCGTAGTTCCGTATCACGAGTTTCTTTACATTGCACAGGGCCAAAATTCCATGTGTAGAACGCATGGTAGTTGAATTTTTGTATGCAAGGGTATTTTCTTGAAGGCAAGAAATTTGTAGCACTCCAAATCGTTACTCGAAATTATACATGCTACGGCAGGAAGTTATAGCCCTATTAATGCCAGGGGTCTTAGTTGGGTTCTCGTTAGCTTGAGGCAAAATAGATTGTGGAAAATTATAAGTATTGAATTAGTTGTTGGGAAGGTTTTTACGAGTTGTACTAAAAAAATAAGGGTGTTAAAAAGGGCTGGGCACCTAAACTCGTAGCTAACTTTTGTGATCCGAACTGGTTCTATCAATTCGACACATTTGAATCGTAATCAGTCCACGATCAAAGGGAACTCCAATGTCTGGTTACCTTGCGAAGCAGTGTGAAGAGTACGCCGAGATCACGATCCGAACAAAGCACCTGCTGAGGTTTCGAACTGACCTGCAGTGAGCCAAATAGCGGGACTAGCTTTCCATTGTGATTCCAACGCTCTAGTCAGTTCAGGAATAAAAGAGAATAGATAAAATAATAGTATTGTGAAGCGTACCTTTTCTGATCCTTTCATTCATTATTTATAGTCATTTGGAATAGTTATGTGAGAGTCCGAAGTTATCCCTCTACCCTTAGTAGTTATCCCATTCTTAAATATGAGTCCTACTAGGTCACGAGAGGTGGAATTCCTCTTGAGCTCTACCTTGGGCCTTATCCCGGCGGATCAGGCGTCCTTAGTCAGTTCGGCCTCCAGAAGACTCGTGGTTGAAGGCCAAACAGACTCGTCAGCAAGGCCGAACTGACATGTGTCCGTAGAGAATTGGCCCTCCTACACAGTGGGTACTCGATATGGTAcccaagtttaaaaaaaaaaaatcacatttttCATCATTGAGAATTAAAAAAACACTTAAAAGtctaaaaaaatttatttaaatttaattcatTATTTGTTAAAAGGGATCACATAACCATCAATGCTCACATATTCATAGTAAATAAGTTTTTAAATAACACTTATcctcaacaacaaaaaaataaatatattacaTAATTAACAAATTAACAGTTGTCGAGGAGATCTTGATCTAGTAACTAAGGTCGAGCCTTTAGGACTTAGAGTTTTCATGTACTGATTCTTGAATATCCGCTATGGCCAAATATTCATGTGTGACTTTCTCAAATTTTACACATGTGATGCATGTTTCCTCTATTTCTCGAAACAAAACTTGTAGCATTGTAATGCTTGTTGTATTAGATTAATCTTTAATCAGTGGAGACAGAATAAATCACCCATAATAAATACATTTATAGTCTATTTTTAATTCAACACACTTTTACTCCGAGGAAACGTGTTGGATTGGATGATAATATGAAAAGGATTGTAAGTAGGAGATTCtaagttaaaattttttacttacgaaaaaaaaatctcttgcttattaaaaaaaaaaacacatccaCTCTAATGTTCCAATAGATACTATTGTTTTTTTCTCGGACCACAGTAATAATAGttgattggaaaaaaaaaaaagctaacaGCTCTTATATTGTTGAAATAGTAAATACATCATCTCAGATATAAAATTTGATGAAAGATAATTACATGTTCACcaattaattttagttttaatgGACAAAATTACAAGTATACCATTACATGTGAACCAAGCCGAGTACCTAGAGTTTTGGAAGTCTGCGAATCGCGATCGCGATTCGATCCGCTAGCGTATTCTAAAACCGGTTCGGGTACCCTATTTTGCGATTGACATGAGATGGACTTTTgcgatttttcaattttttgggtca contains:
- the LOC113763758 gene encoding protein NEDD1 isoform X2, whose translation is MNPTDSIKILLAASGGDTVKLFDVSVEPRDPCILSYAPSSGFQVNSIKWNHTNLVVASAGDDKKISLYRKNGQNLGTIPLAGTDSGDNIEESISAINFSNKASRYICSGGSGQVVRIWDLQRKRCIKWLKGHSDTITGVIYNCKDEHLASISLNGDLMLHNLASGAKAAELKDPNEQVLRVLDYSRISRHLLVTAGDDGSIHLWDTTGRSPKVSWLKQHSAPTSGVSFSPSNDKIIATVGLDKKLYVFDSGSRRPSFCIPYEAPYSSLSFTDDGLTLAAGTSNGRVVFYDVRGKPQPLTVLRAYGNSEAVTSLCWQRSKPVIVNESNCTTESALLGGAVEDSILMPDPLPSASTGTSVSTTASVPRNSGRLGTLTDSFSFLSGSGASTSSTPDISTADETPLRSSLWTGGNLARLHAPRSYNIKDDMEVFSPLVEVQPITPSLDKFWDENEGMKKDRDKKPSLVFPSSKRFPFCEDGGSDMHPISDWKSSSISKQDDAYSTFAQFASTPTASSRSTDASSITPPEAWGGEKISDKLSQLRQSVNMPSRFATLNSSNVTSGSMFSGLQDVTLTTSQTMGSLISSSLGLANLRVRETSTQEASFGSSEHVSYTSSSLTQAMRSSISQASLDSLGPSLSLPRRFSSYAERISTAPSFTDGTSLSVGSPKTKKTGAETREELVNSWLARSDKLSTSEAGVLPAMNGGVLQSLRPTVQPDSQQGSSFTLQLFQRTLEETLSSFQKSIHEDMRNLHIEILRQFHMQEVETSSVMRLILENQAELMKEVQSLRKETQQLRQLL
- the LOC113763758 gene encoding protein NEDD1 isoform X1, with the protein product MNPTDSIKILLAASGGDTVKLFDVSVEPRDPCILSYAPSSGFQVNSIKWNHTNLVVASAGDDKKISLYRKNGQNLGTIPLAGTDSGDNIEESISAINFSNKASRYICSGGSGQVVRIWDLQRKRCIKWLKGHSDTITGVIYNCKDEHLASISLNGDLMLHNLASGAKAAELKDPNEQVLRVLDYSRISRHLLVTAGDDGSIHLWDTTGRSPKVSWLKQHSAPTSGVSFSPSNDKIIATVGLDKKLYVFDSGSRRPSFCIPYEAPYSSLSFTDDGLTLAAGTSNGRVVFYDVRGKPQPLTVLRAYGNSEQAVTSLCWQRSKPVIVNESNCTTESALLGGAVEDSILMPDPLPSASTGTSVSTTASVPRNSGRLGTLTDSFSFLSGSGASTSSTPDISTADETPLRSSLWTGGNLARLHAPRSYNIKDDMEVFSPLVEVQPITPSLDKFWDENEGMKKDRDKKPSLVFPSSKRFPFCEDGGSDMHPISDWKSSSISKQDDAYSTFAQFASTPTASSRSTDASSITPPEAWGGEKISDKLSQLRQSVNMPSRFATLNSSNVTSGSMFSGLQDVTLTTSQTMGSLISSSLGLANLRVRETSTQEASFGSSEHVSYTSSSLTQAMRSSISQASLDSLGPSLSLPRRFSSYAERISTAPSFTDGTSLSVGSPKTKKTGAETREELVNSWLARSDKLSTSEAGVLPAMNGGVLQSLRPTVQPDSQQGSSFTLQLFQRTLEETLSSFQKSIHEDMRNLHIEILRQFHMQEVETSSVMRLILENQAELMKEVQSLRKETQQLRQLL